The Cyprinus carpio isolate SPL01 chromosome A19, ASM1834038v1, whole genome shotgun sequence genome has a segment encoding these proteins:
- the LOC122134568 gene encoding protein NLRC3-like, translating into MGDPPEINETDSPVDLRNEQDVSLSESNSTGQKQLDSIFKELEHKIIFLTKKELKRIKGVLSPHYSAISEREEEEVDEGESRVRQGLLQITLNVLRRMNKTNLANILQTRLAPFNVKQHKSRLKEKFQTIHEGMSNKGSSASLNDIYTELYITEGGSGEVNNEHEVRQIETQYKRSESQETPIKCNDIFRPLPRQNKSIRTVLTKGVAGIGKTVSVQKFVLDWAEGKANQDLHFIFPFPFRELNLIKESNLSLINLIHHFFTHTNKLRSTNIDDFTVLFIFDGLDECRLPLDFQNNDILCDVTESASLDVLLTNLIKGNLLPSALLWITSRPAAATQIPPNVMLILNRLEVISCHWENWLFNSWKKGT; encoded by the exons ATGGGTGACCCACCTGAAATAAATGAGACAGACTCTCCTGTTGATCTGAG AAATGAACAGGATGTATCACTGTCGGAATCAAACTCCACTGGACAGAAGCAGTTGGACTCGATTTTTAAG GAGCttgaacacaaaataatcttTCTGACAAAGAAAGAGCTGAAGAGGATCAAAGGAGTTCTGAGCCCACATTATTCTGCAATCtctgagagagaggaggaggaggtggatgaAGGTGAAAGCAGAGTCAGACAAGGGCTCCTGCAGATCACCCTGAATGTCCTGAGGAGGATGAACAAGACAAACCTTGCTAACATACTACAGACCA GACTTGCCCCTTTTAATGTGAAACAGCACAAATCCAGACTAAAGGAGAAATTTCAGACAATTCATGAAGGAATGTCAAATAAAGGCAGCTCCGCATCTCTGAATGATATCTACACAGAGCTGTACATCACAGAGGGAGGTAGTGGAGAGGTCAATAAtgaacatgaggtgagacagattgagacacaatACAAGAGATCAGAGTCACAGGAAACACCAATCAAATGCAATGACATATTTAGGCCTTTACCTagacaaaacaaatccatcagaactgtgctgactaAAGGAGTAGCCGGAATTGGAAAAACAGTTTCAGTGCAGAAGTTTGttctggactgggctgaaggaaAAGCAAATCAGGATCTCCACTTcatttttccatttccttttAGGGAGCTAAATTTAATAAAGGAGAGCAATCTCAGTTTGATTAACCTGATTCATCATTTTTTCACTCATACAAATAAATTGAGATCAACAAACATTGATGACTTCACAGTCCTATTTATCTTTGATGGCCTGGATGAGTGTCGACTTCCTTTGGATTTCCAGAACAATGATATTTTGTGTGATGTGACAGAATCAGCCTCATTGGATGTGCTGCTGACAAACCTCATCAAGGGGaatctgcttccttctgctctcctcTGGATCACCTCTCGACCAGCAGCAGCCACTCAGATCCCTCCTAATGTGATGTTAATCTTAAACAGGCTAGAAGTAATATCCTGTCACTGGGAAAACTGGCTTTTCAACAGCTGGAAAAAGGGAACCTGA